Within Sorangiineae bacterium MSr11367, the genomic segment GTCTCGTCGTTCGGCAGTTCCATCCGTTACCCTACTCGAAGCGTACCACGAGCGGGGCATGGTCGGAGTCGGGGGTGGGGAACTCGTGCACCGGAAGCACGGAATGATCGCGCAAGCCCTCGTTGAAATACCGCGCTCGCGTCACCCGGGCGCGGAGCGTGGAGGAGAGCAGCATGTGGTCGATCTCCGCGCGGGCCCCGCGGTGCAACACGCTGAAGCGCTCGCCCTCCAGCGCGTCAGCCGCAGAAAGGAGCGCGTTCGGCTCCGCTCCTGACACGATGCGCAACGCGGTCGAGCCGGGAACGTCGTTGAAGTCCCCCGTCACCAGCAGATGGTGCCCGGGCTTCTTCGTCAGAAGGTCGTCCACCAGCCCGCGCACGAACAGTGCCTCCGAGGCGCGCCACACCAAGGTGCGCAGCTCGCCCTCGGCTTCAGCCCGCGCGGTCACCGGTTCCACGGCGACACCATCGGCCCGGCGAAACGGCACCGGTCGTGCCGACTTGAAGTGCAGCACCAGCGCGTGCACCACGCCGAGCGCCCCCGCGTCGATCTCCGCGTGCACGATGCCCCGACGCAGCGGGATGCGCGCACCGAAGGGGGAGGGATCCATCTCGTGGAAGCGTGGAAAATCCAGCTGCTCGGTCGCGTGCACGTGGTAGCTCCGCACGGGCAACCGGGAGAGCAGCGCGCATCGGATCCCGCGTGCATCGGCGGTGCCCACCATGCGAAAGCCGTACATGCCCGGCAGCCGCTCGCGCAGCCGATCCAGCACCGACTCCGAGCCCACTTCCTGCAGCGCTAGCACGTCCGCGTCCACTTTGGAAACGACGGCTGCAAGCGTGTCGAGCTTTCGATTTACATGGGCTTTATCGGATTCGCCCGTCGAATCGAAGAGATCTTTCACATTGTACGTTGCAATCGTAACAGCCACGACTACCTCAAAAACCGATTGAACCTGCAGCGGCAGCGGGACAAGCCCGGCGAGGCCGGCGCCTTAGTCCCTGTCTAACGAGAGGATCGCTAGACGGTGTGGCGATCCCGGCGTTCCGACCCCACACGTCTCGCCGGTCTCGCCGGTTTCTTCTCGCTGCCGCGGTTCCAGCACTGGATAGTTTCAAACTCGACACATCCATTCGACTGTTACCTTAGCTCAATTTCTGTACGGGTTGCGCCATGAGCTCGCGCACCAAATCTTCCGCGGTGCGGCCTGCGAGCATGCCCTTCGCGAGCCCTTTGAAGATGGGGATGCGCACGCCGCGTGTCGTCGCCCACTGCATGATGCGCGGAATGAGCTCGATCGCCTCGACCCGCAGCTTGGCCTCCGCCGTCGCTTGCTCCACCGACAGGCCGCGCGCAAAGGCGCGCCCCACGACGACCTCGGGCCGCGCTTCCTGCGCGACGGAGGCCAGCAAATCGCCGTAGCCCGCCAGCCCCAGCAGGGTGCGCTCTTGGCCACCTGCCGCGGCCGCGATGCGCGAAGCCTCTTCCACGCTGCGCGAGATGAACGTTGCCACCAGGCCTGCGCTCACCCCCACCGCTTGCGCGTAGCCGACGCCGATGGCCAAGCACCCCACGAGCGCGCTGGCCCACTCGAGGCCGATCAAGTCGCCCGTTTCGTAGATGCGCAGCGACGGCGACGCGAAGGCCGCGAGCAGGGCCGCGTTCACCTCCGGGTACTGCGAGCCGCAGATCAGCGCGCACGGCTTGCCGTCGCGCAGCTCCTCGGCCATGGCAGGGCCGCTCAACGCGCCGATGCGACGGGCCGGCGTTTCGCGCCGCACCACCCGCGAAATGGGCTCCAGCGACTCGCCGGCGAGCCCGCGGATGGCGTGCACGACCAAGTGGCGGCCATCGACGTGGTCGCCCAGCTGGCGCGCCACCTCCGCCGCGGTCTCCGACGGCACCGCGAGCACGAGGAGCCGCGCGCGTTGCGCCAGCTCCTCCATGTTCGCGACTTGCTCGACGCCGGCGGGGAGCGCCGATGAAAGATCACGCCGTGACTGAATCAGCGCTTTCGTTCCGGCGCGCGCGGCTGCTGCTGCCAGCGACAAACCCCACGGGCCACCGCCCACCACTCCGACGTGTGCGAGATACACGATGGATCTCGCTTATCAGGGTTTAGGGTTTAGGGGTTAGGGTTTAGGGGGGAGAGAGAGGTGGGGGACGCTGGGATTCGAACCCTAAACCCTACTGAATCTTCACGTTTTTCGTGTCGCGACCGAGGGCGTGCTCCAGCCTGACGCGGGCGATGCGCGCATCGACGCGGGCATTTAGCTCGGCCAGGCGGGCGCGCGTCAGCTCGGTCTCGGAATCGGTCAGGGTCGTGGACGTGCCTCGGCCGGCGTTGAAGAGCTCCCGGGCCACACGGTAGGCCTCCGTCGCACTCGCGAGCTGGCGCTTCGTCGATTCGGTGGAGAAGTCGGCCTCTTTGACCTGCTGGTAGGCCTGCATGACCTCCACCTCGATGCCATCGCGCGTGACCTGCTTGTTCGCTTCGATCTGCGCGGCCTGCGCCTCGAAGCTGCTCGCGTTGGCGCCCGCGGCCGGAATGTCCGTCGGCGTCCACGTGAGCTGCGCGCCCAGGTCCCAGGTGGCCCGCCATTGGTCCGTCGCGGGCACGATGCGCTGGTTCGGATTCTGGTAGTACACGTTACCGAAGGCGCTGAGCGACGGGTAATTCCCCGCCCGCTGGGCTTTGGCTTGGCGTCGTGCCGACTCGGCGTTCGCGTCGGCGCTCTTCACCTCGAAGCGCGAGGCCAGCGCTTCCTCGGTGAACGCCTTCACGTTGCCTTGCATGGGCGCAGGGCTCGCATCCAGGCCTTCGCCCGGAACGAGGCGCTCGTCTTCCTTCGCATGGATCGCGATGCGCACCTGCTTCTCGTTCAGATCGGAGGCGTTTTTCGCTTGTTCCACCGTCAGTTCGGCGGCGGCGACGTTCGTTTCCGCGCGAAGCACGTCGGCACGTGAGGCATTTCCCACGGTGAACTGATTCGTTGCGTCCGTGAGATGGTTCCTCTGATCCTGCAGCGCCAGGACTGCCACGACCACCTGGTTGCGCGCGCGGAGCCAATTGTAGAACGCCACACGACCGTCCGCGCCCGACTTGGCGCGTGCCGTTGCCACGTCGAAGCGGGCCGCCGTCTCGGCATGCGTGGCCGCCGTGTACCGCTGGTTGATGCTCAAGAAGTAGTCGCTAATCGGAATCGTGATGCCACCCTGCAGGGCATACTGGTTCAAGAAGATCGGGAAGCTGAAATTGAACGGGACGGGGCTGGTCGTGTTGGGGTCGACAGGGCCTGGCGCCGTCTGTGAGGTTCCTACCACCGTGAAGCTGCCGAACGACTGGGGCGTGATGGTGCTGAGCCGCGTATAGCGCGCCGTGCCCGTGATCTTCGGCAGGAAGCCGGCCCACGCCGCGTCCACCTTGGCCTGCGCGGAATTGAGCGCTTCTTGTTGGGCCTTTGCCTGAAAGCTCGTTGTTGCTGCCCGCTGCCCGACCTGCTCGGAGGTCAACCCCGACTCGGAGAACTCGGTCAGCTCCGTTGGAATGCGCTCCGTCGGGGCGGTCACCGCCGGCGCCGCGGCGCCCGGTTTGGGAGCCTGTGCGCCTGCCGGGGCGGCGCCCGGCCTGCCGGGGGCGGCCTGCGCGCCTGCGGGAGGCGGCGTCCCCGGTTGCGGGCCCGGACGCGTCGGTTGCTGCGCCCAAGCGCCCGTCGCGAGAAACATCATTCCGCCGAACACGGCTGTGGAAATAGGCAAAGTCGATCGGATGAACGTGCGCATATCGGGTTTTCTCTCGCTCGGTGAATCCAAATTCAGAATTGTGAATCTACGTTCAGTTACAAACGACAGTAAGCGATGACCTAGGGCCACGCCAGCGGAAGAGAAACCCCGTCGTGAGCCCGACCGCCTTCCCCTCGAAGCGACCTTCTTCGCGCCCTACCGGATGCGGTCGACATTGCCCGGAGTCAAGCCCTATGGGCTATCTTGACAGCCCATGAAGAAGGTGAGCAGCGAAGAGATTTTCGCACGAATCGAGCAGGAAACCCTGAAAAATCCGGGGGGTGCGGTCGCCTTCGACGGCGACGGGACCCTATGGGAAGGAGACGTCGCCGAGGACTTCTTCTTCACACTTCTTCAACATAACGACTTTCGGGCGCCGGCCGTCGAGGCCATGCGAAAAGATGCCGAGGAGTTCGGCATCGATGCCCATGGCGACGCGGCGACGCTCGCGCGTCGTCTCTTCGACGCTTACCAGAACGCCGAGGTTTATCCCGAGCTTCGTTGCTGCGAAATGATGACGTGGTGCTGCGCCGGCTGGCGTCGTGACGAGATTCATGCCTTCGCCCAACAGGTCGTTCGTGAGCGCAATCTCGTGTCGCGACTGCACCACGATGTGGTGGCCATCATGAATTGGGCGCGTCAAAAAGGCATCGAGGTCCTTCTCGTGAGCGCGTCGCCGAGATCCATCGTCGATGCTGCCGCGGAGTTGCTCGATTTTCCTCGCGGACAGGTGGAGGCGGCAACGGCCTGCTTCGAGGGCGACATCATGGCGGCATCGATGGCCGGACCGGTTCCCTACGATCCGGGCAAGATGATCGCCATCGAGGCGCGCATCGGCAAGCGCGTGCTCTATGCGGGATTCGGCGACAACATTTACGATGTGGCCATGCTGAAGGCGGCACGTCTTGCCGTGACATACAAGCCAAAAGCGCGTCTGTTGAAGCGCCTGGACGAAATTCCAGGCCTCGTGGAACTGGTGCCTTCGAAAGCCTGACGGGGGCGACCGCAGCCTGGCGTATATTCTGTCGGGCATGATGGACATCCGTTCGGCCAGCCGCACGCACGTGGGCGGCCGTGAGGTCAACGAGGACGCGGCCCTCGAGCGTCCCGATCTCGGGTTGTTCGTGCTCGCGGACGGCGCGGGCGGGCAGGGCGCGGGCGATGTGGCGAGCCAGCTTGCCCTGGACAGCATCGCCTCCGCCTTCGAGGCCAGCGGCGAGGACCGCGCCGATCGCGCCGATGTGGACAGCTTCGGCCTTTACGTCGATGCACGCCGCCTGGTCAGCGCCATTCAGCACGCCAACCGCGCCGTGATGGAGCGGCGCAAGGCGGGCGAAGGTCTCGGCACCACGGTGGTGGCCGCGCTTCCCGCGGCGTCGTACGGCTCGATCCACGTGGCGCACGTGGGCGACAGTCGCTGCTACCGGTGGCGCGATGGCCTGCTCGAGCTGCTCACGGAAGATCATTCGCTGCTGAAGGATGTGCTCGAGATGTGGCCCGACATGGGCGACGACGTGTTGAAAAAGCTTCCACGCAACGTGGTGACCCGCGCCCTGGGGATGCAGGATCCGCTTCGCGTCACCGTGCGCACGTTCGAATTGGTGCCGCGCGATCGCTACCTGCTCTGTTCCGACGGCATCACCGAGGCGCTGGCGCCGTTTCGCATCAACGCGCTCCTGGGCATGGCCCATTCTGCGGAAGAAGCGGCCGAATCGCTGGTGGACGCGGCGCGGGAGGCGGGGGCGCGCGACAACATCACCGCCCTCGTGGTGGTGTGCATGCCGGGCGAAGACGCCGAAGCGGCGCCGCCGCCCTCCGTCGAATCGGCGTTCCTCGTCCCCACGGGGGAGCGCGAGAGCGTGCCGCCCCACGGCGACGACGAACCCGAGATCGTCATTTTAGGCGAGCTCGGGCAAGAATGGCGCGAGGCGCTCGACGAGCTGACTCGGAAGTCCTAGGGTGCGGCGCGCACAGGAGTCAAACACGTGGATTTCGATCTGACCGAAGAACAAAGGCTCATCATCGACACGGCGCGGGACTTTGCGGCGCGCGAAATTGCCCCCAAGGCGGCCGAGCTGGACAAGACCGGTCGATGGCCGGCGGAAATCGTTGCCCGCATGGCCGAGCTTGGCTTCATGGGCATGTGCATCCCGCCCGAATATGGCGGCGGTGGACTCGATCCATTGAGCTACGCGCTGGCGATGGAGGAGATCAGCGCCGCGTGTGCCTCGTGCGGCGTCATCATGAGCGTGAACAATTCGCTCTTCTGCGATCCGGTCTACAAATTCGGAACCGAGGAACAGAAGAAGAACGTACTTACGCCGGTGGCGAGCGGGCAGAAGCTCGGGTGCTTCGGCCTCACGGAGCCGATGAGCGGCTCCGATGCGCAGACGATGATCACCACCGCCGAGAAGACGGCGGACGGCTGGGTCCTCAACGGCGCGAAGAACTGGATCACCAACGGGCCGCACGCCGACTACATCCTGGTGTTCGCGGTCACGGACCGCACCGGTGGCAAGGTTCGCCACACGGCGTTCCTCGTGGAAAAGGGCACGCCGGGCTACACGCAGAACGCGCGCGATCACAAGCTGGGCATCCACGCCGCGCACTCGTGCACCGTGTTCTTCGAGAACTGCAAGGTGCCCGACAGCGCCCGGGTCGGCAACGTCGGTGACGGCTTCAAGGTGGCCATGGCCACGCTCGACGGCGGCCGCATCGGCATCGCCTCGCAAGCGCTGGGCATCGCCCGCGCGGCGCTCGACGTGTCGGTGCAGTACTCCAAGGAGCGAAAGAGCTTCGGCGTCCCCATCTCGCAGCACCAGGCCATCGCCTTCATGCTGGCCAACATGGCCACCGAGCTGGATGCCGCGCGCTTGCTCACGTGGCGGGCTGCCTCCCTGAAGGAAAAGGGCGTGCGCCACTCCCCGGAGAGCGCGATGGCCAAGCTGTACGCCAGCGAGATGGCCACGCGCGTCGCGCACAAGGCCATCCAGGTGCACGGTGGCTACGGTTACTCGACGGAGTTCCCGGTGGAGCGTCACTACCGCGACGCGCGCATCACCGAGATCTACGAGGGCACCAGCGAGATCCAGCGCATCGTCATCGCCGCGAGTGTGCTCGCCTGATGCGCGCACGAGCGTGGACGATGCTCGTGGCCGCGGCGCTGGTATGCGCCTGCGGAGGCGCACAACAAGAGGCGCAGTCGCCCGAAACGGACACGGAGACCACCGCGCAGCGTGTACGGCCGCAAGGCTCGGGCATGCAGATGTCGACGGAGCTCGGCTCGATCGATTCGCGCGCGGTGGAGCAGACCTTCTGGCGCCTGCAGAACAAGCTGCAATCCTGTTACCGGAAGGGCCTTCAGCGCGTCGAATACCTGGAGGGCGACGTCAAAGTCTTCCTCCGCGTCGGCCAAGATGGCACGGCCCGATACGGCTACATGGAGGAGTCCTCCCTGGGCGATCGCGAAAGCGAGAAGTGCATGATGGACGTGCTCACCTCCAGCGCGTGGCCCAAGCCCCAAGGCGGCGAGGCCGAAGTGCGAAACAGCTTCGGCTTCGATCCTCCCAGCGACGTACGCGCCCCGGTCAGCTGGAGTTCGGACCGCGTCGCCGACGCCATCGGCAAACACGCCGACTCCCTCGGCAAATGCAAAGAGGGCGTGAGCGGCCGCTTTCGCGCCACCGCCTACATCGAACCCGACGGCAAGCAGGGTAAATTCCAAGCCATCGGCATCACCCCCCCGAGCAAAGAGGGCATCGACAAACTCGACTGCCTCGCCGACGCCCTGAAGAGCGCCCCTCTCCCCAGCCCGGGCAGCTACGCCGCCAAGGTGAGCTTCGATTTGTGATGACTGCTAGGATGTAGGTATGCAGGATGTCGCCCATGTTCTCGGAGAATTGCGACGCTTTGCGCGGTTCGCGAGGCCGGACGTGAGCGAGGTCGACGTCGCGTTCGAAGCGCTGCGGCCGCTCTTGAGCGAGATCGCGGCGCCGTACAAGTTGGTGGGTGGTCTCGCGGTCATCCACCACGGTTACGAGAGACTCACGGTCGATATCGATTTGTTGGTCAGCCCGGACGCGCGTCGGGAGCTGACCGAGCGTGCGCCAGCGCATGGATTCGTGGTGCTCACACCTCGACGTCTTCGTCATGAGCCGACCGGGGTGCGCGTGGATCTTCTCGTCGCGGGAGAGCCGATCCCGCGCTCCGAAGGCGTCGTTTTTCCCGCGCCCGAGAGCGTGGATGCGAGCCCACACGACGCGACCTACGTTGGGGTCCGAACTCTGTTCGAGCTCAAGCTTCGCGCGCGGCGAAAGCAGGATCTCGCGGATGTCGTGACGCTTCTGAAGCAGATGGACGACGCGCAGTACATCGCCCTCGAATCCGAGATGCCTCGCGAACTTCGCGATGAATTCTCGCGTCTTCGAGACGACGCCCTCGAGGAGCTCGAATGGGCGCGGCGCGATGCGGAGCAGGACGCGAAATTCGACGCAGAATACGAGAAAAAAGACGATGGAACTTGAACTCAACGAAACGCAAAAGCTCGTTCAACAGACGGCGCGGGATTATGCGCGGCGGGTGATTCTGCCGCAGGCCGCGGACCTCGATAAGCTCGAGCAATTTCCGCGGGAGATTTTGCGCGGGTTGGGGGAGCTCGGGTTGCTCGCGGTGAACGTGCCCGAGGAGCTCGGGGGCTCGGCGGCGGGCGCCGTGTCCTATGCGTTGGCGATGCAAGAGATTGCGTATGCCTGTGCATCGACTGCGGTCACCATGGCGGTGACCAACATGGTGGGCGAGGTCATTGCGGCCTTCGGCACCGAGGAACAGCGAAACCACTGTTGCCCCAAGCTGGCCAGCGGGGAGTGGATCGCCGGGGCCTTCGCGCTCAGTGAGACCGGGGCGGGGAGCGATCCGGGCGGCATGCGCACCACCGCGCGGCGCGATGGCGACGATTGGATCCTCGACGGCGACAAACAGTGGATCACCAGCGGCGCCCACGCGGGCGTCTTCGTCGTGTGGGCGCGCACCGGCGATGCCACGAGCTTGCCCGGCACGCGCGGCATCTCGTGCTTTCTCGTGGAGGGCGGCACCCCCGGTCTCACCGCGGGCAAGCCCGAGGACAAGATGGGCCTGCGCGCGTCCAACACCGTGCCGCTCCACTTCGAGGGCTGCCGCATCCCCGGCAGCGCGCTCTTCGGGAGCCTCAACGGCGGATTCAAAATCGCCATGATGGCCCTCGACGGCGGGCGCATCGGCATCAGCTCGCAGGCCATCGGCATCGCGCGCGCCGCGCTCGACGAAAGCGTGAAGTACGCGAAGGACCGGCGCGCCTTCGACCAGCCGATCTCCGACTTCCAGGCCATCAAGTGGAAGCTCGCCGACATGAAAACGGAGCTCGACGCCGCCCATCTCCTGTCGATGCGTGCGGCCTCGCTCAAAGAGAAGGGGCGCCCGTTCTCGCGCGAGGCCTCCATGGCCAAGCTGTTCGCCAGCGAAGCGGCCAACCGCATCTGCAACGAGGCCGTGCAGATCCACGGCGGCTACGGTTACGTGCGCGAATTCCCCGCGGAGCGCCACCTGCGCGACGTCCGCGTCACCACGATTTACGAAGGCACCAGCGAAGTGCAGCGCCTCGTCATCGCCCGCCACGTGTTGGGCTGACCCGGAGAAACTGCGCCAGGCCGATGAGCAGCATCCCCACGGTTTGCGCCGTACTGAGCGCGCGGTCGTAGACGAGCCAGTCCATCACCACCGCGCACCCGGGGTAGACGAACTGCAGCACGGCGATGCGGCTCGCCGGCAAAAGGCTCATGCCCGCGTAGAGCAGCACGTACGCCAGCCCGGTGTGGATCACGCCGAGGCCGGCGAGCCAGCCCCATGCCGCACCCAACGGCGGAAGGCCGTGCGCGAGCGGCCACCACCCGAGCACGATGGCCCCCACGACGCATTGCCACCACGCCAGCGCGAACGAGCTCGCGCCCGTGGCCATCTTCGCGATGAGCGTGACCCCGGCATAGGCCACCGATCCACCCAGGCACATGAGCAAGCCGACCACGTACCCGGCCGACACCGTGCCGTGATCTTCGAGCAAGCCCGTGGCCAGCACCAACCCTGCGAGCGCAAGGCCCGTGGCGAACGCACGCACGCGGGAAAAAGGCTCGCCCAGCCACAGAACCCCGGCAGCCATGACCCATATCGGCTGCACGTGAAACACGACGGTCGCCACCGCAATGGACACGCGATCGAGCGCTGCAAAAAAGAGCGCCCAGTTGGCCGTCATGAGCAGCCCCGTGGCGACGGCCGCCACGAGCGCGCGCCCGCGGAGCCGCAGTTCCGCATCGCGCTTTCGCAGCACGCCCCATAGCCAGAGCGCCGCCGCGCCGAAGACGCACCGGAACCACACCGCGGTGAACGGCGCCTGGCCCGCTTGTTCCACGAATAGCCCCACCGTGCCGAGCACAGCGCCCCCAGCGACCATCAGCGCCGTTCCGTGGCGACCGGCGCGCTCCGTCGTATCCATGGTCCAAACGATGCGATTCGCCCCACATTTCGTAAAGCGAATCCTCCTTAATGCTACGTTTCGATTTTCGAAACATGCACACGGCGGAACTTCAGCTCGATTGGCTCCGCGCATTCGTCGCGGTGGTGGACGCAGGCTCGCTGGCCGCGGCGGTCCCGCAGCTGCATCGCTCGCCGTCGGCGCTGAGCATGCAGCTCAAGAAGCTGGAGGACGCGGCCGGCGCACAGGTTCTCGTCCGCGATCCCCGTCATATGGCGCTCACCCCCACGGGGCGCGAGCTTCTCGGCTACGCGCGGCGCATGCTGGAACTGCACGACGAAGCGTTGGCCGCGCTGCATGGTCCCCAGGTTACCGGTCGCGTCGTACTGGGTGTCCCCGACGATTACGCGTTCGCCTATTTGACGCCGTTGCTGCGCGCCTTCGGCAACCAGTATCCAGGCGTCGAGATCTGCCTCATGTGCGAGCAGTCGACCTTGCTCGTGCCCAAAGTGCAGCGCGGTGAAGTCGATCTCGCGGTGGTCACGCGCGATCGCCCCGGCCGCGGCACATTCCTATTCCACGAGCCCGTCGTTTGGGTCGGCTCCGCCGAGTACGAGATGTGGCGCCGCGATCCGCTGCCCATTAGCGTTTACGAATCGGGCAGCCGCGCGCGCCGCGACGTCGTGGCCGCGCTCTCCTCGACGCACCGTGCCTACCGCATCGTCTCCTCCAGCCGCAGCATCGTCGCCCAAGTGGCCGCGGTGGACAGCGGACTGGCGGTTGCGGCGATTGCCGCCTCGGCCGTTCCCCCGCGCCTTACCGTGCTGGGCCCCGAGCACCGCCTCCCCGCGCTCCCCGCCCTGGACGTCGCCCTCGTGCGGAGCAAGACATCGTCACGGACACCGGCCGCGAGCGCCATGCACGAACAAGTGGTTCGTACCCTGCGCCGCGGATGACCGATTGACGCCAATGAAAAAAGAACGACCCTCGTCACGAAGCTGGCCCCTTTCGGCCATCTAAACCTTGGAGCACGAGCAATCCGGAAATCCCGCGGGACCGACACGCGTGGAACATGGCCCCGTTTGCTCTGCGTCTTTCGCATCCGCCCCTCCGAATTCGACGGGGGAGGTGATTGCACTTTCGAGCAACCATCATTCGCGATTGTCGATGCGTGCGAAAGCCAAGTTGGTTATCGCTTCATCGGCTTCAATTGCGCAAACCAACGAACCGCTGCGCGCCTTGATTTCATAATTGCCATCATTGGATCGGAACACCGCCGATGATGCGATTGTTGGATGAAGGAAGTCAGCTTTACTGAGAGGACCCTTAGAATGAAACCTTGGTACGTTGCTGTCGTTTGTACATCTGTCGCGGCTTCCTTCATGGCTTGCTCCGACGGAGGAAGCGGCTCCGAAACAGGCACCTCCAAATCCGCACTCAACGCCGCATCTTGCCCGTCGGTGCAGCCCGATCCTGCGCGATCGCTGTTCGTCACCGATGCCGCGGCGCTGGAAAAACTTCCCTTCGAAACCGTGATGAATCGAATCGTGGCGACGGGGAGCACCACCGGGCAATCCGCACTTTCACTTTTTCAGCAACTCATGGACACCATGAACAATCAGGCCAACGCCAAAACGCAGGGGCCTCATTGCGATGACGTGATTGTCGACGGTAAGCCATCGATCAACGGCTTTCCCATCGAGTGCCCGCGTTTGGAGGGCCGCCTGGCCACGACGAATCCATTCGCGCCGGCGCCGGATCCGGATGGCTACGACCCCGTCGGTATCGTCAATCGGTTCGATCTTGCTCCGCAGAATGGCGCGAATTGCGGGCAATATCGCATCG encodes:
- a CDS encoding LysR substrate-binding domain-containing protein; protein product: MHTAELQLDWLRAFVAVVDAGSLAAAVPQLHRSPSALSMQLKKLEDAAGAQVLVRDPRHMALTPTGRELLGYARRMLELHDEALAALHGPQVTGRVVLGVPDDYAFAYLTPLLRAFGNQYPGVEICLMCEQSTLLVPKVQRGEVDLAVVTRDRPGRGTFLFHEPVVWVGSAEYEMWRRDPLPISVYESGSRARRDVVAALSSTHRAYRIVSSSRSIVAQVAAVDSGLAVAAIAASAVPPRLTVLGPEHRLPALPALDVALVRSKTSSRTPAASAMHEQVVRTLRRG